The following are encoded in a window of Castanea sativa cultivar Marrone di Chiusa Pesio chromosome 5, ASM4071231v1 genomic DNA:
- the LOC142635265 gene encoding uncharacterized protein LOC142635265, which produces MTCEPIFRLLKKEVPIVWNEQCQEAFEKIKSCLMKPPILVPPLLEKPLLLYLTTTDIAMRALLAQYLKETRKENAIYYIEFDIKYVTKKSVKGRAIANHLAHCSPEEAEEIQGDFLDEDITGIEKESKKMYFDGATNQNRYRIGVLLISPKGTHIPFSSKLNFPTTNNAIEYEACIMGL; this is translated from the exons ATGACATGTGAACCAATCTTCAGACTGCTTAAGAAGGAAGTCCCTATAGTGTGGAATGAACAATGTCAAGAAGCATTTGAGAAGATCAAGAGTTGTCTAATGAAACCACCAATACTTGTCCCACCACTACTTGAAAAGCCGTTATTGTTGTATCTCACCACTACAGATATAGCAATGAGGGCTTTACTTGCTCAATACCTAAAGGAGACTAGGAAGGAGAATGCAATCTACTACATCG aatttgatattaagtatgtgaCTAAAAAATCAGTGAAAGGGAGGGCAATTGCCAATCATTTAGCCCATTGTTCAccagaagaagctgaagagaTTCAAGGAGACTTTCTGGATGAAGATATCACGGGGATTGAGAAAGAATCAAAgaagatgtattttgatggagcaACAAATCAAAACAGATATAGAATTGGAGTTCTCTTAATTTCACCAAAAGGGACACACATTCCATTTTCCAGCAAACTTAACTTTCCTACCACTAACAATGCCATAGAATATGAAGCTTGCATTATGGGTCTATAA